GTCCTAGCACTTGAGTATTTGATCTGTTACTTTTGCAATTGATATAAAATTTAAGCTGTTTACATTTATCTTGTTGTTAAGCCTCTCGACCTGGTACCATATTGGTTTTAGCTGCTATTTGAAAGGTTGGTGCAGGTTCGttcttttagctttcagtttcctGTTCACTGCATGTCGCTGCCCTTTTTTGTTCTTTACTTGCTGTAagatttttttatttgtttatGTCATTATAATTGAAATAGCAGGTATTGCATCATTCCAAACAATTACTGGATATTGAAAGCTGAGCAATTTTCGGAAGAAATTTTCTCATCTTTTATTCTTTTTCTGTCTTTTCCTATTATGTTGGCAGCAAATCACTTGTTTCAGTCTCTATAGACTATGAATATCACACTATGGTGTCTTGTATTTGTGCGTCTTGTACTTACCTTATAATTCAGTCTATGATGTTATATTATTTACTTCTTGAGCAGGCAGCATCAGAGGAAGTGGATTCGATCCACTTCAGCTTCTATAGTGATGATGAAATTAAGAGGATCAGTGTTAAAAAGATCACCAAGTCAGAGCGCCTTGATGCCAAAAACCATCCTGTGCCAGGTGGATTACTTGATCCTGCAATGGGACCCATCAATTTCCCTATCCAACTTCAGAAATCTTGCTCCCAGACTTGCATCTTAATTACAGTGCTGAGTCTTAAGGATCAATTTATCAGGAAGCGACACGGTGTATTTTCTTGTGTTTTGATACCAATTTCTATATTTTTTTTCAGAAATTAAATCATATGGCATTGCCTGTGCATCTTAGAACTGACTAACACCTTATTTAGCTTGCAAGATTATGACATGCTTAGATGTTGTTAAGACAAACACTGCAGATGTGAGCTCCACTTCCCGCTGGTGAAGGGAACAGCCACCATAGAATTGGTGCCCTAAATTGGTTAGACAAACCATTTTGTTGGCCAAGCGTAAACTGATTCCATTAATTATTTATTTAGATTTTGTGTCTTTTTCGTTTTTATATGGGTCAGTTGAGGCCTGGTCGGGCAAGTTTGTGAAACAGAGTGAGTATCTATACATAATTTTTGCATCCAGCAGTGGGGAGAACATAATCTGTGTTGTGGAATACGGTTGTGGTGTATCTGTTGTATAGATCTGGGCAAACAATAGAAGTGACATTATTACACGTTTTGGTAATTGAATTCAGTTTTGCTATCATTTACTGATTTGTGTTGACCCAAGGGAACATTTAAAGCAAACCTTGCGGGTGTGCTCCCTTGATTTTTTTTACGAGGGTAAAAATTCGCTTCTAGATTCTGACTATGTCCAAATTTAATGTCCAGATGCAAGAGTTGTGGTCAGCATTCTGCACGTTGCCCTGGTCACTTCGGCCATATTGAGTTGCGTTTGAATCCCAGCGGCATGTCGGACGCGGACAAGGTACTTGACATGCTTCTCAACTTCTCTACGGTTGCATTCGTGGACAACATGGGCCTTTTATACAATTGATACACCTCATTTTTGTCTATTCTGAGCATCTGCAGACGACGGAGGCAATAGCTCGGTATGCTGCGGCATTGCAGGAGCCTTTCACCCAGATGCACTCCTGGAAGTTATTGAAGGATGAGCCAAAGTGGGAGGCATGCATTGGGGCTCACTCCAAGGTACATGTGCTCGACGACGACTCCTCCGATGCAGTAGCTGGCGGTGCCAACGAAGTGGGCGGTCCAGCCGAGTCTGATGTCCCGGCCTCCAGCGGGAGCAAGAGGCCGATTGGGAGGGATGCCACTAAAGCAGCGAGGAAAAAGGCCGCCACATCGTCGTCCTCGTCGGAATACATTTCACAAATGAATGATCTGTGGGCAACAAGCTGTCATTAATAAAGGAGACTCATGCTGAGATGGCCAGCCACCACGCCACGATGGCTGTGCTGCAGGAGAAGAAGATGACTATGGAAAGGGAGCTGGAGGAACGTCGTCTGGCGCTTGAGGAGAGTCGGCTGGCACTGGAGGCGAGTCGGCTGGAGATGGAGAAGAATGACAGGGAGAGTCGGATGGAGATGGAGCGGTCTCGGGCCGCCAAGGAAGAACGCGCGGAAGAGGAACGTATTCTTAGTATAGAGCTCGACAAATGCTCGCCAGCGCTACGGCTGTTCTACAAGCGACAGCAGGAGCAGATCCTTGCAAAGTACTCGTTGCCTCCTCCCTGACTGGTATCGGCCTTCCCAACTCTGCGTTGTTTGTATTATTTGAGAACTTTGTGTACGATTGCGGAACTTTGCGTGTATTCCTGATCGTAGAACTATTGTTACATGTTTGAGAACTTTTAGTGCTGAGTGTTGTATGAACTGCGAGAACTATTGTTTAAATGAACTGTGTGTTGGAAATTTGAGATTCTGCTTGTGCCCCCAAATTCAGGACAGATCGTCGATGAAGCCCAAAGCAGTTTGCAACAGGTCGTATGCTGTGAGGCACCTGGGCTGATGCAGGCACCAACATGCTGAAAATTCAGAGCCTGGAAGCTTTAGATCTCATTCTCATTGTTGCTGCACTGGTTTCTATGGCTTTGGTTGGAGTTGCGGTATGGTGGTAACCGTGAGGGGGGAAGCAGGCAGGATCTTTTGTGTTGGGGCGCACACAAGCTCCTCACACTCAGTGGGTGGTTGGAACTTGTAGCACTGCCCCTTTCATAGCTTCACAATTTCAGATATTTGTTGTGTCCAGGAGTACTGTACTGCTGCTCCGATCAAGGATCTGTTCCCAAAGCTACTAGAACGCATTGAGAAATATTAATTTGAAAAAGGAAAGCGTCAGGGCCACAGAATTGTGCCAATATGACAATTTTGCATTGATCACCAAAGGCAAGAAGCCTAAATTAGAGTAGCATGTGCATGACACCAGCCAGCCTTCAAATCATTCACTAGTTTGACAAAAAAGAAAAATGCTAAAATTCTGGAACAAGACAACAAAGATACAGAGAAACTACGGACGAGCCATGATATCCTTCACAGCATTCAAAATCCTAAAATATTGGTAAAATCCTAACATCATAGAGGAATCTTGATATTTCATCCCAAACGCCTTTTAGGGCAAGTGCCACGTTCTCATAATAGAAGTATGGTGGCCCAATAGCCTGTTCAGTTAGCGATCTGTTCACTGATCCTAAACCATTTGGCAAGTTATAACCAACCATTGGTTTTGGGAGACGCATGAGCTCATCATTAAGGGCCCTCTACTTCCTTGTGCTTGATCTCCAAacctctttctctttcttttgtTCCCTTCCATGGgccttcctttctttctccctCCATAGGAATTATCCTGCAGAATTACATTGTCAGCCCATTACATTAGAACTGCATATTTTTGCATATTTAAATTGacagttaaaccaaaaggcaccTCATGGTCAGAAGAATTGCCAAAGTAACCACCTGCTGTTTGCGAGGCATAGATTGAATCAACCAAAACAGAAATAGATGCATCCTGCCCTGAGTAGTTTCAAGGTTGGAGATTAACCTTAGGAACATGGTCTCTAAAAAAAAGTTGCTTGTTTTGCTGAAGAATCTAAGGCATACGGAGGTTAGAGAGAGCATACCGCATCTAGTAACAGCCATGTTGACCTCATCTTCTGGAAATCCCATTTTCACCAAGTAATCAACTTTCTCATCGATCTGCGACATCTCATGTAAGAAATACTGTACAAAAAGCACAGGAAAGCACTGAGAATACAGTTGATGCATCTACATAAACTAGCAATATTAACAACCAAAGTACAAAAATAAAATTCATGAATCATCATAAATATGGACAAGTCAGGAAAACAAACAGCTGTTTGATTGAGAAAAAGATTGCAAGGGATAAAAGATGAGAACCCCAGCTGCGGTCTAATACAACTAACTTGTAGACACAGACAATTACATGCCCAAGGCTGCAAAGTACAAGACAAGTTCAATATTACAGTGAAATAGGAATGCTTCTGAACATAGAACCTCCAATTCTTAGGACCAGTGATCAATTTGCATAAGTATCAAAAAGATAGCGTGCAATTAAGATAACATAGATTCCACCCAACTGCAGAACCTTCTATGAATGCTACGAATGATAGGATGGAAAGTGATATTTGTTATTCCACAGTAGCGTGTTGTTCAAGAATGTCAGTAACACAAGAGTTGTAGATGAAATGCAGCAGTTCGAAGTTTATAATTGACACAACTATCTTGACTACCACGATTCTCATACAAAATCCAGGTTTCTAGTTTCATGAGAACATGCTTTTTTGCCTAAAAGAACACAATCCACCCAAGTATAAGGAAAAAACAAAACAGATTATTAGATTTCTAATACAGCTATGTAGCTAGCACCTGTTTGGCAACAAAAGGAACAGGAGCAAGTAAAAGTTTAAAGCAAAAGTAGTATATGGTTTTCGCGGTAAGTAGTCTATTTAGTATTTACTGCATTATAACTTGAAACAAGTTttgatgcagcagcagcagcagcttgaAACAAGTTTGATGCATAACATGTTTCTCAAAAAGAAAAGTAAATGCATACAGTCACCAAGGGGAGCATGAAAATACCTCGTCATCGGATTCATCAAAGGTAGGACCCCTGTTTCTCTCACCAGCATCATCATCGTCCCAGTTTTGTAGATTGTCATCATCGTCACTATCCTCTGCAGCTTGGGGGTCACAGCGAGTAGCAGAGCCGTTGTCCAAAGAAGGATCATTGCCTATGGCCTGCATTTCACATCACTTGTAAATACAAATACTCTTTCACGCATGCAATAAGGTCACCAAAGAATTACAAATAAAAGCAGGCGTGTAGATGAATACCTTGTAGGTAAGAAGAAGTTCAATTAATGAATCTGCCCCGTTATCCCCtgaaagcaaaagcaacagtcGAATAGAGTATGTAAAATCaccaataacataaataaatgAGATGGAATGGGTTATTAAAAACTACCATTATCCTTCATGGCCTTCAGAACCATCTCCTCCGGGAAACACATATCCACATATTCCTGAACTGAAGATGCAGATGGCCCAGCCTTCCCATTACCATTAGCAACCTTTAAAATCAGACCAATAAACAAACAGCACATTACGATCACAGCCCCAACAAAAGATGGAAAAGCAACTGCATACCTTCTTCTATCATGTAATTGGGTGTGGCGTGCATGGGGTCACACATGTGGCACATCCGTCGCACTGGTAACCCTCGACCCATGTAGGTTCCAATTATGCACAATTAGGTCCGACTGCAGGCGAAAATGGACATCACGATCTCGTAGCCGGTGATGTGCTTGAACAAAAGCATGTCGGTCCCCCAAGTTCCCCGTTGATAGGTCGACATGCTGCCCGGGATTTTCAAAGATGGTGTTCGTTGCCCTGTCACCCTCGTCCTCGATGATCATGTTATGCATAATTATGCATGCGGTCATCATATCCCGCACCTCGTCCCTGTCCCATGGATAGGCCGGCCCACGAATCACTGCCCACCGGACCTGAAGCACACCAAATGCTCTCTCAATATCCTTCCGAGCACCCTCCTGTTTTGCGGCGAAGAGGTGAGTCTTCATCTCCATCGGCTGACGGACGGTCTTCACAAATGCGGGCCAGTCTGGGTAGGTTCCATCTGCCAGGTAATATCCCATGTTGTATGAATGCCCATTGACTGTGAAGTTCACCGGCGTCGAGGTCCCCTGCATGAAGCGGTCAAAGAGACTCAATCTACTAAGAACGTTGATGTCGTTGCAGCTACCTGGCATTCCAAAGTAAAAATGCCAAATCCATAGGTTCCTGGACGCCACAGCCTCTAGAATCATAGAAGGTGACTTCCCACGGCCGGTGAACATGCCCTTCCACGATGATGGGCAATTATGCCACGTCCAATGCATGCAGTCTATGCTGCCAAGCATTCCCAGGAATCCCCGTTGTTCACCTTCCTCGACGAGGCGGCAGACATCCTCTTCATTTGGCTCTCGCAGATAGTATCCACCAAATGCATCGATGACTGCTCGACAGAAATGCTTCAAGGCCTCTTGAGCTGTCGAGGGACCGATACGCACATACTCGTCGACCGCATTGGCTGGTAATCCGTAAGCCAGGATGCGAATGGCCGCCATGCACTTCTGCAAGGCAGATATTCCCATAAGGCCTGTGCAGTCCGGATGCTGGATGAAATAAGGATCCACCCTCTGCACCGCGTCGACAATCCGAAGGAACACATGCCGTCGCATACGGAAGCTGCGGAGTCAAAGACAGGAAGTATTAGTTCACTCGCCATGAAACCGCAGACACATTATGTTACACATGCATGCGACGCACCGTTGTCGAAACAGCCGGTCGCCATACACCGGCTGGGGAGCGAAGTAGTCTGCCCATATCCGACGGTATCCTTCATGGTGATCACGAGGCACGATTTGGCGAGGCACCCTTTCGCGAGGCACCTGGGGACCCCCCATGGACATCGTCAGGAGGGTGAAGTCCTCCAGATCGTCTAGCTCCATCTCCATTTGTCGCTGATGTTCATCTTGCTCCATCTCCGTTTGCTGTAACCAGTCATCGAAGTCCATAGTGCGGGAGGAGGGGCAGCACCAGGCCGAGAAGCACGGGACGATGGGCAGCGGCAGCCGAGCAGCGCGGGAGGAGGGCGCCGGGAGCAATGGGCGCCCGAGCAGCGCACGACGAGGGAGGCGGCTCGCGCGGGCGGGCCACCAGGCCGTGAGAGGACCACCGATTCCGCGCGGGAGACGGCTCGCGCGGGTGGACCACCGGGCCGCGAGAGGACCACCGATTCCGCGCGGGCGCGTGGCGGGACGGGCGGCTGGACGCGCGAGGCGGCTCCCGCGCGCGGGGGGTTCCGTGtcgcgggaggggcggcgggccgcgggaggtggggcgcgcgggcggcgctgcggggcgcgggaggcgggcgcCGGCTCGCGCGGGCGGCACGCCGGGGAGcgggaggcggcgacggcgccgttCGGCGTTGTGGCAGGGGAAAGGGAAGTTAGAAGAAATGATAGAAAATtaagattgtggggtatagaagATGGAAATAGTGGATTTTGTTGGAGTTAAGTTTGGTACAGAGAATGAAGTTCATATGGAGGAAAAAGGAAGGGGACGACATTTACAGAATATCGCTGGAGATAGTCTAAGAACATCACCGGCACGTCCTCTACCCCCGAGGCCGTCTACCCCCGAGGCCGTCAGCCTACTCTGCACCGACAAGATCCCATGCAGCGGAGTCACCATGGACAATGTCAATATCGAGTACAGCCGCCAAGGTCAACATCACCGGCGTCACCTGCGGCCCGGGTCACGGCATCAGCATCGGCAGCCTTGGCCGGTACAAGGACGAGAAGGACGTGACTGACATCATGGTGAAGGACTGCACTCTCAAGAAGTCGAACAACGGCGTCCGGATCAAGGCGTACGAGGACGCCAAGTCGGTGCTCACGGCCTCCAAGATCCACTATGAGAACATCAAGATGGAGGATGCAGTGAACCCCATCATCATCGATATGAAGTACTGCCCCAACAAGATTTGCACTGCAAGCGGAGGCTCCAAGGTCACCGTCAAGGACGTGTCCTTTAAGAACATCACAGGTACGTCCTCCACACCCGAGGCCGTCAGCCTACTCTGCACCGACAAGATCCCATGCAGCGGAGTCACCATGGACAATGTCAATATCGAGTACAGCGGCAAAAACAACAAGACCATGGCCGTCTGCAAAAACGCCAAGGGTAGCGCCACGGGCTGCCTCAAGGAGCTCGCCTGCCTCTGAGCGATCCAGGCCATTTATTCCGTTCCCTCCTCCGTTGCCATCCATGATATGATGGCAAGTACTACCACAACTACATTttatattctttgatttctctCAGGAGTTAGTAGACATAGAATAACAATTTGTGCGCGACCCTAAAAATGCATGTAAAACACTGAGATGATGTATATTCCATGTATGTATTTATATACTCGAGCCCGAGTCAtgcctttttttttgttttcccaCTCTTTAAGCTAGTAGACATAATACTATGTACTAGTGATTGTGAGTCGTCAAATAATGGATGCGACCACATTCTACAAGAAGTTCTTGGCATATTATTTCCGGGTTCTCTTGAGAAGGTTCTCTTGAGAAGTATTGCTTAGTATATTTTGACTTATATTGCGAGTGTTAAGTATTGAGGGACATCTGGCACCCGAATTTTTCACTGTAACCATTGACACGAGTGTTAAAAGGAATTGTAACTCCTTTGTAAAGTTATTCTAATTCCAATGTAAAAAATAATTTTTTGCGGGTCCAATGTAAAAACATCATGCGTCAATAAGAGAATTTAAACACATGATTCCTTTTCTACCTTATATGCGTTATGCGTTCTATCATCCCTAGTGCACAAATCTAAGGTGTAAAAGTTCAGGTAGTAGAGCTCTGTAAAACGCTAAAAAATTATCCAGCAATAGCTCAAATTTTGGAGTCCTTAAAGACCAGATGGGGGCTGTCTCCATTTCCTGAGGCCCCTAAAAGTGACTCCAACTCTAGCTATAGGCCACATTTCTAAGGCCTCCTCCAATGGTGCCAAGTCAGCTAGCTTATAGGACTAAAATATAATATTTTATCTAGATGGAAGATagagaaagagaggaaagaGAAGAACTACCTCTTGATCAAGAGATAGTCGCATACATGTATTCCAAAAGTATGGCTGATATGTAGGTCCACCTATACCTTAAGTTGTGTGCTAAGCTTAGACAATTAAAGAAATAATCTCTTATGCTATCTCTTAATTGCTATGAGCTAGCAGTTGGCTCAACCTTTGGAGGAGGCATAAGGAAATGATATGACATCATATCATTTTCGGGTTGTCTTGAGACATGTTACTTAGAATATTTTAACTTATGTTCTAAGCAATATTTCTCGATCCGTAAATATTATAGGTCTCCTTATCTGAATCCCCTTCTTCTACCAGTTCCATAGCTTGTAGGAATTCGGTGCAGTCGGATTCCTTAGTTTCTTATTTCCCATCAAACCAAGCACAATGCTTTAGTTGTTGTCTTATGATTTTCGCGTTCTCCTGAGAAATATTACTTAGAATATTTTAGCTTATATCGAAAACGCCTCTAGCACCCAAGTTTGATCACCATTATCATTACTGAAAAGATTAGACAGAAAGAGGTAATTGCAGCTCCTAGTATGTAGAGTAATTCTAATTCAAATATAAAATGCATGTGCCAAAGAGCCAATTAAAAGAATTATTTATTTTTAATATTATCTTTGGAAGGAATTGGTAAAAACTCCTTTTGCCAATCAGGAAACACACACGTTGCAACTTGCATGTTCTTTCTTCAAACGGCGCTTTTTACATGACAGCCTCGATCGGATTATTTCCTACCTACTTGGACCAACCGCTAGCAGACTCGTGATGCCGAGACAAATCAGCCATGAAACAAGGCAAAGACAAGGTGCTCATGGCAAGAGCAGCTCCCTAGCAGACAGCACTACACAATTATCTAAAAAAATTCCCTCAAAAATGCATGATTTATTCATGCCTTTTATATGAACTTTGTGAACATTTGCCATTATGAAAACTTGGTCACACGCTGGAAtgcctttcttcccttttctaaTTCATTTATTCATTTTCCACTTCTTTTCTCATCCAAACGGCCTAAATTACCCCTGCGCTAGGATTGAAGAGCAGCGGAAGAGCGGCACCTAGTCCCGGCACCATGGCCGCGCCCGCATGCACTGACCGCCGCGAGCGCTGTGCCAAGCTGCCTCCGCCTCCTTCCGCCGTGATGGCGTCGTCGCTTGTGCCACGCAGCAGGGCAGAGTATGGCCGGACAGGTTGCACGCCTCGGCCATCCAATTAGTGCGGGAAGGACAAGGAGTTCCACGAACGAGTTTTGCAAACCATGGGAGAAGGCTCTCCGTGCTACAGTAGAGAAGCCTGCCGCGAGCGAGTTCTCGGACGCCTTGGAGCCCTCGCGTCTCGTAGAGGGAATGTCGGCGAGGTCTTAGGCCGGAATCTCCGCCGGGAGAGGACCTCCGCCGACCGCCGGCTTCTCTTGTGCAGAGGAGACGAAGTAGGATTGTAAGATCAGCCCAGTCCCAGGGGCATTGTAGTCGGTTCATATAAAAATAGTTGGCAAAAATGAGGAAATAATTTAGAAATATTCAAAATGGCATTATGGCATATTGTTTAGTTTTAGGCGTGTTTGGATCCGaagactaaactttagtccatgTAACATCCAAAGTTTCGTTACTAATTAgggtattaaatatagattaattataaaactaattatacaGATAGAGGCTATTTCACGAGACTAATATactaagcctaattaattcatcattagcGCATGTTTAATGTAACACCACATTGTCAAATTATAGAATAATTAGGCTTAATAAGTTCGTCTTGCAAATTAGCCTTCATctgtgcaattaattttataattagtctatgtttaatactcctaattagtaATCAAACATTTCGACGTGATAGGCTAAAATTTAGCCATGGGATCAGGTAATATGGCAAACCTCAAATTTTGGATGGCAAGTTCTATTCTGATAATCGCGTAATTCCAAATTTCTCGCAACCGATCTCGCCTCACTCGTGCGAAGTGTTTCTACCGTGGAACTCTACCACCGGAGGCCCAGCAGGACATCCCGACCATGGATTCCAGATCGGACGGCTGCGAAGAGCTCGCCGCAGTCACGCGACGCAAGCCCGCGAGGAAACGAGCACGACGCGGCgactccccgccgccggcgcgccgcgCTCCGCCCCCGCATCACCCCATGACGCGATGCCCTCGCTCccttcccccgccgccgccgggcgtcGCCGCCGTAGTCCGCCTCCTCGAGTCCGGCGACCTCCCCGTCGCCGCGCGCCTCGccgcagccaccgcctcctcctccccgctcCCGCTCGCCGCggtgctcctccaccgcccgcTGCCCCCGCGGCTCGGCTACTGCCTccacgcccgcgccgcgcgctcggGCCTCCTCGCGGACCGCTACCTCGCCAACGCGCTGCTCGCCTTCTACGTCCGCCTCCCGGGCCACCTGCCGCACGCGCTCAGGGCGTTCGACGACATGCCCCGCCGCGACGTCGTCGCGCACTCCTCCGTCCTCGCCGCGTTCCTCCGCGCGGGCCACCCGCGACGCGCGCTCCTCCATCTCAGGACCATGGCctccggcggctgcggcgccgaCGAGGGCGTCGCCCCTAGCGCGCACGCGCTCTCGGCCGCGGCCAAGGCGTGCGCCGTGCTGCGCGACCTCCGCGCGGGCGCCTGCGTGCACGGGACCATCGTCGTGCGTGGGTTCGGCGACGACGGGATCGTGCTGAGCGCGCTCGTGGACATGTACGGccacgcggccgcgccggccGACGCGCGGAGGGCGTTCGAGGAAATGCGCGCCCCGGACGGGATATGCTACACGTCGCTGATATCCGCGTTCGTGCGGAACGACTGGTTCAAGGAGGCCCTGCGGTGGTTCTGCGCCATGGTTGCGACAAATAGGGTCTGGCCGGATGGCTGCACGTTTGGTTCCATGATGACGGCACTGGGGAACTTGAAGAGAGCGAGGCAGGGCAGGGAGGCGCATGCGCAGGTTGTGACGCGGGGCCTTTGTGGGAACGTGATTGTGGAGAGCAGCACGCTCGACATGTATGCCAAGTGCGGGATGATGGTGGATGCACGCAAGGTGTTCGACAGGATGAAGGTCAGGAATGCAGTTTCATGGTGCGCGTTGCTTGGGGGGTATTGTCAAAGCGGGGAGCATGAGAAGGTTCTCATTTTGTTTCGGCAGATGGATTTGGAGGATGATGACTGGTATAGCTTGGGAACTCTTCTGCGGTCTTGCGCTGGCCTGTCTGCAGTGAAGCTAGGAAAAGAAATCCACTGCCGCTTTATGAGGATGAGAGGGTGTAGAGACATCATTGTTGAGTCCGCACTCGTCGACCTGTATGCAAAATGTGGTGTGGTAGAATACGCGCACAGGACTTTTGATATGAGCAGTGTCCGCAACATGATTACTTGGAATGCCATGATTTGTGGTTTTGCTCAGAATGGCCATGGCGAGCGAGCTATCAGTCTATTCAATAAGATGGTCAGGGAAGGGGTTAGGCCAGACTGCATCAGTTTCATTGGCGTTCTTTTTGCCTGTAGTCATACTGGTATGGTTGAGGAAGGAAGGAACTACTTCAACTCGATGACCAAGGACTACGGCATTGCCCCTGGTATTGAACACTACAATTGCATGGTTGATCTCCTCAGTAGAGTAGAGCTTCTGGAAGAGGCTGAAGATTTGGTCAACAAGTCACCATTTAGAGATGATTCATCACTGTGGGCAGCAATACTTGGTGCCTGCGCCACACATACTAACCCTGATGTAGCAGTAAGGGTTGCAAAGAAAATGATGGAATTGGAGCCTCAATACCACTTGAGCTACGTTCTTCTTGAAAATGTATACAGAACC
The genomic region above belongs to Panicum hallii strain FIL2 chromosome 4, PHallii_v3.1, whole genome shotgun sequence and contains:
- the LOC112889176 gene encoding exopolygalacturonase-like, whose translation is MSISSTAAKVNITGVTCGPGHGISIGSLGRYKDEKDVTDIMVKDCTLKKSNNGVRIKAYEDAKSVLTASKIHYENIKMEDAVNPIIIDMKYCPNKICTASGGSKVTVKDVSFKNITGTSSTPEAVSLLCTDKIPCSGVTMDNVNIEYSGKNNKTMAVCKNAKGSATGCLKELACL
- the LOC112888934 gene encoding pentatricopeptide repeat-containing protein At1g03540 produces the protein MDSRSDGCEELAAVTRRKPARKRARRGDSPPPARRAPPPHHPMTRCPRSLPPPPPGVAAVVRLLESGDLPVAARLAAATASSSPLPLAAVLLHRPLPPRLGYCLHARAARSGLLADRYLANALLAFYVRLPGHLPHALRAFDDMPRRDVVAHSSVLAAFLRAGHPRRALLHLRTMASGGCGADEGVAPSAHALSAAAKACAVLRDLRAGACVHGTIVVRGFGDDGIVLSALVDMYGHAAAPADARRAFEEMRAPDGICYTSLISAFVRNDWFKEALRWFCAMVATNRVWPDGCTFGSMMTALGNLKRARQGREAHAQVVTRGLCGNVIVESSTLDMYAKCGMMVDARKVFDRMKVRNAVSWCALLGGYCQSGEHEKVLILFRQMDLEDDDWYSLGTLLRSCAGLSAVKLGKEIHCRFMRMRGCRDIIVESALVDLYAKCGVVEYAHRTFDMSSVRNMITWNAMICGFAQNGHGERAISLFNKMVREGVRPDCISFIGVLFACSHTGMVEEGRNYFNSMTKDYGIAPGIEHYNCMVDLLSRVELLEEAEDLVNKSPFRDDSSLWAAILGACATHTNPDVAVRVAKKMMELEPQYHLSYVLLENVYRTIGRWEDAVEVRKLRKSRKVRKEPGTSWIDANRSKLYVCKAKEGASQLVASGDMSADEEVQSI